GTTAATGTTCACTTACGTCACCCAAAACCATGTGCGGAATTGTTGGTCTACTCATAAAAAATCCAGCCCTGCGAGACTCCCTCGGAGCCCTGACCGTGCCCATGCTGATTGGCATGGCTGAACGCGGCCCCGACTCCGCCGGTCTTGCAGTTTTTACCCAGCCTATTGCGGAAAGCGATCGCAAATATAGCCTCTACTCTGGCACCACCGTTGTGGATTGGGGGCAACTTGCCCAGGCACTACACCAGCAGCTTGGCGGTACAGCTCAGATCCATACCCAAGGTAACCATGGCATTCTAAGTGCTAGTTTATCTCCTGCTGTTGTCAAACCTTGGATCCACGAGCATTATCCTGCAGTGCATATCCTATCTACGGGGCGTACCATTGATCTCTACAAAGATGAAGGCCAGCCTGCCGCCGTGGCTGAGCGCTATGGCTTTAGCCGGCTCAAGGGCACCCATGTTGTTGCTCACACCCGCATGGCCACCGAGTCGGCCGTCACCCCAGCCCATGCCCACCCTTTTACGGCTGGGGAAGACTTTTGCCTCGTCCACAATGGATCATTATCTAATCCCTATTCTATCCGACGAATGCTAGAACCCCGTGGCATTCACTTTGATACAGATAATGATACAGAAGCTGCCTGTCGCTATTTAGAATGGCGAATGCAGGAAGGTGATGATCTTAAATCTGCTCTGCAAAAGGGATTTGAAGAACTAGACGGTTTCTTTACGTTTCTGATGGGTACCCAAGATACCCTAGCGCTAGTGCGGGATGCTTTTGCCTGTAAGCCTGCCATTGTAGCTGAAACCGATGACTACGTAGCGATCGCTTCCGAATTTCGCTCCCTAGCCCACCTTCCCGACATAGACCACGCTACCCTCTATGAGCCCGCACCTGAGGAAATGTACGTATGGACGGTGTCATGAATTCTACAACCAAGATAACCCCTTTTGACCTCACAACCGTATCTTTACGGGAGGTCAATCATTATCTACATCACCAGGTTAGTTCCGGAGACCAGGTTGATATTCTTCATCCTAATGGGATCCATAATTTAGCTGTGGGGTTACAGGAGGCGATCGCAGTTGATATCCACGGCCACACAGGCTATTACGCTGCCGGCATGAATCAGCAAGCATCCGTCACCATCCATGGCAATGCCGGGGCAGGCGTTGCCGAAAATATGATGTCCGGTCGAGTTCATGTCAAAGGATTTGCCTCAGTTTCTGCTGGTGCCTCCGCCCAAGGGGGACTGTTGGTGATCAATGGCGATGCGGGACTGCGCTGCGGCATCTCTCTCAAAGGAGCTGACATCGTTGTGGGCGGTAGCGTTGGTAGCTTTTCCGCCTTCATGGCCCAAGCCGGACGCATGGTGATCTGTGGCGACGCGGGAGATGCCTTGGGCGACTCTCTCTACGAAGCTGTGCTCTATGTGCGCGGCACTATTAAGTCTCTGGGAGCTGATGCCCAAATTGAACCGATGACCGAAAGCGATCAAGCGATCGTTGCCAACTTACTGGAACAAGCTGGACTCAGCTACGATCCTACCGACTTTCAGCGCGTGGCCTCCGCGCGCCAACTCTACCACTGGAACGCCGACGCAAAGCAGGACTATTGATATGACCGCATCGCCCGACAACGTTAACCAACGCCTCAGCCTAGAAGAATCCTGGGGCTACGATCGCCGCATGATGAACTACATCTACAATGCGGCTGCCCACGGTCTCTACGAAATTCGTGGACTGGGAGCAAAACGCAAGCTACCCCACTTCGATGATCTGGTTTTCCTGGGTGCATCGTTGACTCGCTATCCCTTGGAAGGCTACCGAGAGAAATGTCTGACAAAAACTATCTTGGGTACCCGTTTCGCTAAAAAGCCTATTGAGCTCGATATTCCCATCACCATTGCTGGCATGAGCTTTGGTTCTTTATCCGCCAATGTGAAAGATGCCCTAGGGCGAGCTGCCACAGCCATGGGCACCAGCACCACCACCGGCGACGGCGGCATGACTCAGGAGGAACGCCAATCCTCAAAAACTTTGGTTTACCAATGTCTGCCCTCTCGCTACGGCTTTAATCCTGATGACGTACGCAAAGCAGATGCCA
This region of Candidatus Obscuribacterales bacterium genomic DNA includes:
- a CDS encoding FMN-binding glutamate synthase family protein, which gives rise to MTASPDNVNQRLSLEESWGYDRRMMNYIYNAAAHGLYEIRGLGAKRKLPHFDDLVFLGASLTRYPLEGYREKCLTKTILGTRFAKKPIELDIPITIAGMSFGSLSANVKDALGRAATAMGTSTTTGDGGMTQEERQSSKTLVYQCLPSRYGFNPDDVRKADAIEIVIGQGAKPGGGGMLLGQKINPRVADMRTLPEGVDQRSACRHPDWTGPDDLTIKIQELREITDWEKPIYVKVGASRPYNDVKLAVHAGADVVVVDGMQGGTAATQSVFIEHVGIPTLAAVRQAVMALEE
- a CDS encoding class II glutamine amidotransferase, which translates into the protein MCGIVGLLIKNPALRDSLGALTVPMLIGMAERGPDSAGLAVFTQPIAESDRKYSLYSGTTVVDWGQLAQALHQQLGGTAQIHTQGNHGILSASLSPAVVKPWIHEHYPAVHILSTGRTIDLYKDEGQPAAVAERYGFSRLKGTHVVAHTRMATESAVTPAHAHPFTAGEDFCLVHNGSLSNPYSIRRMLEPRGIHFDTDNDTEAACRYLEWRMQEGDDLKSALQKGFEELDGFFTFLMGTQDTLALVRDAFACKPAIVAETDDYVAIASEFRSLAHLPDIDHATLYEPAPEEMYVWTVS